Below is a genomic region from Pseudomonadota bacterium.
AAGACAGGTGTCACAATATATCTTGCCCCCCAACCGGTCACAAACAGTTATGTAAAATCTATTAACAAAAAATTAAAATTCCCGCCAAGGTTTGGAGAACACAACGAAGAGATTTATTGTAAGATTCTTGGTTATTCAAGTAAGCAGTTGGGGGAATTGAAGGCAAAGGGAGTCATTTAAATAAAAAAGGGTATAGGGTATATTTTTAACCCCCAACCCCTAAGAACTTGGGGAGGTCGAATGGATACCACCGATAATCAACAAACCATAAGAAAAGGGAGATTTTTGCGAGAGCAGGTTTACAAGAGCCTGAAGGCTACCATTCTCGACGGAGTTTTGGCGCCGAACAAAAGGCTTATAGAAGAGAAGCTGGCAGGGGAGATGGGAACAAGCAGAACCCCTGTGAGAGAGGCCATTCAAAAGCTTGAAAAGGAAGGGCTCATACATAAACTTCCAAAGGGCGGTTTTGCGGTAAATGCCTTACAAAAAGGGACACTGAAGAGATTATAAGATTGAATACTGAATTCCATGAAAGATTATACAGGGCTGCAAAAAGTTCAAAGTTATACACCATTATCAATGATTTAAGGGATTATATCTATCGATATAGAATCATTATATTTAGATATGAAGGTATGGCAGAAATCTCAATCAAGGACCACAAGGATATGATTGGATTGATGAAGGTAAAAAATGCCCGGCAGGTAGAGAAGCTTGTGAGGAAACACATCATTAGAGGGGGGGACCTCATCAAAAGGAAGATGAAACAGGAGTCAAGAAAGAAATCAAGAAAGGAGTAAACCTTGGAGAAGAAAATTAGGATTCTCATAGCAAAACCGGGACTTGATGGCCATGACAGGGGGGCAAAGGTTGTAGCACAGGCATTACGGGATGCAGGCATGGAGATAATTTATACTGGATTACACCAGACTGTGGATCAGATTGTCAATGTTGCCCTTCAGGAGGATGTTGATATAATAGGCTTAAGCATCTTGTCGGGTGCCCATATACCAATTTGTGAAAAACTCATCAAAAGGATGAAAGAAAAAGGCATTGGTGAGAAGATGGTGGTTGTAGGAGGGGTTATACCGGAAGGGGATATCAAGAAACTCCACGATATAGGTATAAAAGGGGTATTTCCCAATGGTACGAGCTTTGATACAATTATAACGTTTCTTAAGAATAGCATAAAGGGGTAGGGAGGGAATATGGGTGTAGCATCATATATAAAGGATGGGGAAGATATTAAGGAAGTCATATTGGAGTCAGGGATATCAATAAAACCTGTTTATGGTCCGGAAGACATAAAAGACCTTGAGTATAAAGCTGACCTCAATGACCCGGGTGAATATCCCTTTACCAGGGGTATCCATAAATTCATGTACAGAAAAACGCCCTATACAATGAGGCAGTATTCTGGTTTTGGGACACCAAAAGAGACGAACGAAAGATTTAAATTTCTTATTTCTCAGGGGCAGACAGGTCTTAATGTGGCCTTTGACCTTCCGACCCAGATGGGTCTTGACTCTGATGACCCACTTGCAGAAGGCGATGTCGGAAGGGTTGGAATGGCTGTGGATAGTTTGAGGGATTTTGAAGAGGCATTTAAGGATATACCGCTCGATAGGATTGGCTCCGGTCTTACGATAAATGCAGTGGCGAGTATCATGCTCGCCATGTATCAGGTGGTTGCAGAAAAATATGGATATTCCCCTGATATAATAAGCGCTACCCCTCAAAACGATATACTGAAGGAGATGGTAGGGAGGGGCATGTGGATTTTTCCTGTAGAGCCTTCAATCAGGCTGATAGGTGATACGATTGAGTATTCTGCAAAATACCTCCCGCGTACAAATCCTGTGAGTGTATGCGGCTATCATATCAGGGAGTCAGGTGCGACCCCGGCACAGGAGATTGCCTATGCCTTTGAGATTGCCAGCACATATATAGACCATGTACTTCAGAGGGGATTAAATATAGATGATTTTGTTCACAGGTTTTCTTTCAATCTCGATATCTATGGAAATTTCTTTGAACAGATTGCGAAATTTAGAGCGGCCCGGAAGATGTGGGCGAAACTTATAAAAGAGAAATATGGGGCAAAGAACCCGAGGTCTCTATGGTTCAGAATGCTCGCCGGTGGAGGCGGAGGGGGGCTTACAAAAGAACAACCTGAAGTGAATATCGTGAGAAGTGCTTATTATGCAATGGTATCGGCCTTATCCGGGACACAGACAATGGCCCTCTGTTCCTATGATGAGGCGTACACGATCCCCACACCGAAGGCAGCATTAATATCCCTCCGGACCATGCAACTCTTACTTGAGGAGGTAGGGGTAAGGGACACAGTGGACCCTCTTGCAGGTTCATACTATGTTGAATGGCTTACAATGGAGATGGAAAAGAAGATCAGGGAAGAGATGAAGAGGGTTGAGGATGTTGGCGGTATGGCACACGCTGTTGAAAATGGTTACGTGCAGAGGGAAGTAGCAAAACAGGCATACCTCTTTGAGAAGGCCCTTCAGGAAGGAAAGAAGATAAAGATCGGTGTCAATAAATATGTGATGGGAGAAGAAGAAGCACAAAAGGTTGAGCTCCATGAATATAATCCTAATGTTGCAGGCCAGCAGATTAAGAAACTTAAGGAGATAAAGAGGGTAAGGGATACGAGAACTGTAACGCAGAAATTAAAAGACCTTGAGAAGGCTGCAAGGGAGAAAAGGAATGTAATGCCTTACCTTATTACATGTATTAAAGAGTATGCAACAGTTGGGGAAATGACAAAAGTTTTTAAAGAAGTATTTGGTGAGTTTAAAGAACCATCGATATTTTAATTAGAGATCGGGATTCCAGGGTCATAGGGGTCAAGTGTTTCAAATCGCTCGAATCCTTGAACCCTAAGATTAGAAAAGAGGAATATATGAAAGACAAGTATTACCGGCTGGGCTGTGACATAGGTGGCACATTCACTGACTTTGTCCTGCTTAACGATCAAACTGGGGAGATGAAGACCGGTAAGTGTCTGACCACACCCCAGGACCCCTCGGATGCCGTTGAAGAGGGGATAAGGGTGCTGGAGGCCACCGCGCCTGACTTTGTAGCGAAGCTGGATGAGTTGATACACGGAACGACCCTCGTCATCAATTCCATCATCGAGAGAAAGGGAGCCAAAACAGGACTCATCACGACGAAGGGTTTCAGGGACGTCCTGGAAATTGGAAGGGAGCTGCGCTACGCACCTTACGACATATTCGCCGAATTTCCCAAGCCTCTGATCCCCAGAAGATATCGCATCGAAGTGGATGAGAGGGTCCGAAGCGATGGGAGCGTCATAAAAGCCTTAGACCCGGAAGAAGCAAGTCGTGCAGTCCGTACCCTCCTCAATATGGGCCTTGAATCTATTGCTGTCTGTCTCATTAATTCCTTTGAGAATCCATCCCATGAGCTGATGCTCCAGGAGATCATCGAAAAGGAAGCCCCGGGCATCTCTGTCTCCATTTCATACCATGTTTTGCCACAGATCAAGGAATATGAGAGAACGAGCACCACCGTCACTAATGCATACGTCAAGCCTCTTACGGGACGGTATCTGTCCAAGCTGGCCGGCAGGCTCACGTCGATCGGTTTCAAAGGTAAGCTCTTTATCATGCTTTCGAGCGGCGGAGTTACCTCTGTCGAAACGGCGGCCGAGTTTCCGGTAAGGATTATCGAGTCGGGGCCGACCGCGGCAGTCATCGCAGGCCAATACTACGGCAGGCACTTCAATATTTCGGAGATGTTTTGTTTTGACATGGGGGGTACAACGGCCAAGTCATGCCTGATCCAGAAAGGGGTCGCCGGTGTTGTGCCGACCTTCGAAGTGGGGCGCGTACAGAGGTTCATGAAGGGAAGCGGCCTCACGATCCAGGTTCCTGTTGTCGACTTGATGGAGATAGGGGCTGGGGGCGGCAGTATTGCGAAGGTAAGCAAGCTGGGCACCCTTCAGGTTGGGCCGGAAAGTTCCGGAGCAGCACCGGGACCTATCTGCTACGGGAGGGGAGGCACAGACCCCTGCGTGACCGATGCCGATCTCCTGCTGGGCTATCTCGACGAGAACTATTTTCTCGGGGGGGAGATGAAGCTCGACAGGGAGGGGGCAAGGCGCGGCGTCGAGGAGAAGATTGCCAAGCCCTTAGGGGTTTCCTTCATCCAGGCTATCTGGGGGATTCACGATCTCATCAACGAGACGATGGCAGCAGCAGCGAAGACGCATATCGCCGAAAAAGGTGGAAACCCCAAGATCGTAACAATAGCCGCCTTCGGAGGGGCAGGACCGGTTCACGCCTATGGCCTGGCTAAGAAACTGGGAGCCCCCCGTTTGCTTGTGCCACCGAATGCCGGGGTAGGTTCAGCTATGGGCTTTTTCACCGCTCCGCGGGCGTTTGATCTCCTCCGGAGTCACAAGATTTCCCTGAACAATGTAGCCTTTAATGAAATAGAGAATATCTTTAAGGGGCTCGAAGCGGATGCCGGTAAAATACTGAAGAAGGAAGCAGCGGATGAGACCATCCGATATGAGCGGTCCCTCGACATGCGTTTTGTGGGACAGGGTTCGGAAGTCAATGTTCCTCTGCCTGCCGGGGATTTCACAGAACTCAAGAGAACGGACGTTCGGCGTTACTTTGACGAGGTCTATGAGAAACTCTATGGCAGGACCTATCCTGAATCGGAAGTGGAATTCATCAATTTCAAGGTGAGGGCCAGCCTTCCCGAGCGGCTCCTGCAACTGCCCAAGCTTGATGGGAAGAAGGGGCAGTCTCTCGATGCAGCAACCAAGGGACAGCGCCAGGCTTACTCCCCGATTGCCCGGAAGTTTATCCCCTATACGGTTTACGATCGGTACAAACTCTTTCCAAAGGCCCGGTTTAAAGGGCCGGCAATTATCGAGGAAAAGGAGTCGACCCTCATCGTAGGCGAGGATAGTCATGTATCGACAGATGA
It encodes:
- a CDS encoding CoA transferase translates to KTGVTIYLAPQPVTNSYVKSINKKLKFPPRFGEHNEEIYCKILGYSSKQLGELKAKGVI
- a CDS encoding GntR family transcriptional regulator gives rise to the protein MDTTDNQQTIRKGRFLREQVYKSLKATILDGVLAPNKRLIEEKLAGEMGTSRTPVREAIQKLEKEGLIHKLPKGGFAVNALQKGTLKRL
- a CDS encoding FCD domain-containing protein, translating into MNTEFHERLYRAAKSSKLYTIINDLRDYIYRYRIIIFRYEGMAEISIKDHKDMIGLMKVKNARQVEKLVRKHIIRGGDLIKRKMKQESRKKSRKE
- a CDS encoding cobalamin B12-binding domain-containing protein; this translates as MEKKIRILIAKPGLDGHDRGAKVVAQALRDAGMEIIYTGLHQTVDQIVNVALQEDVDIIGLSILSGAHIPICEKLIKRMKEKGIGEKMVVVGGVIPEGDIKKLHDIGIKGVFPNGTSFDTIITFLKNSIKG
- a CDS encoding methylmalonyl-CoA mutase family protein, yielding MGVASYIKDGEDIKEVILESGISIKPVYGPEDIKDLEYKADLNDPGEYPFTRGIHKFMYRKTPYTMRQYSGFGTPKETNERFKFLISQGQTGLNVAFDLPTQMGLDSDDPLAEGDVGRVGMAVDSLRDFEEAFKDIPLDRIGSGLTINAVASIMLAMYQVVAEKYGYSPDIISATPQNDILKEMVGRGMWIFPVEPSIRLIGDTIEYSAKYLPRTNPVSVCGYHIRESGATPAQEIAYAFEIASTYIDHVLQRGLNIDDFVHRFSFNLDIYGNFFEQIAKFRAARKMWAKLIKEKYGAKNPRSLWFRMLAGGGGGGLTKEQPEVNIVRSAYYAMVSALSGTQTMALCSYDEAYTIPTPKAALISLRTMQLLLEEVGVRDTVDPLAGSYYVEWLTMEMEKKIREEMKRVEDVGGMAHAVENGYVQREVAKQAYLFEKALQEGKKIKIGVNKYVMGEEEAQKVELHEYNPNVAGQQIKKLKEIKRVRDTRTVTQKLKDLEKAAREKRNVMPYLITCIKEYATVGEMTKVFKEVFGEFKEPSIF
- a CDS encoding hydantoinase/oxoprolinase family protein translates to MKDKYYRLGCDIGGTFTDFVLLNDQTGEMKTGKCLTTPQDPSDAVEEGIRVLEATAPDFVAKLDELIHGTTLVINSIIERKGAKTGLITTKGFRDVLEIGRELRYAPYDIFAEFPKPLIPRRYRIEVDERVRSDGSVIKALDPEEASRAVRTLLNMGLESIAVCLINSFENPSHELMLQEIIEKEAPGISVSISYHVLPQIKEYERTSTTVTNAYVKPLTGRYLSKLAGRLTSIGFKGKLFIMLSSGGVTSVETAAEFPVRIIESGPTAAVIAGQYYGRHFNISEMFCFDMGGTTAKSCLIQKGVAGVVPTFEVGRVQRFMKGSGLTIQVPVVDLMEIGAGGGSIAKVSKLGTLQVGPESSGAAPGPICYGRGGTDPCVTDADLLLGYLDENYFLGGEMKLDREGARRGVEEKIAKPLGVSFIQAIWGIHDLINETMAAAAKTHIAEKGGNPKIVTIAAFGGAGPVHAYGLAKKLGAPRLLVPPNAGVGSAMGFFTAPRAFDLLRSHKISLNNVAFNEIENIFKGLEADAGKILKKEAADETIRYERSLDMRFVGQGSEVNVPLPAGDFTELKRTDVRRYFDEVYEKLYGRTYPESEVEFINFKVRASLPERLLQLPKLDGKKGQSLDAATKGQRQAYSPIARKFIPYTVYDRYKLFPKARFKGPAIIEEKESTLIVGEDSHVSTDEFGFLWIDLKEV